CTTCTCGCGCTTGACGAAGTGCCAGACGTCCGGCGGCAGGTCGCGCCATTCCCAAAAGATCTTCCACTCGTCGAGCATGGCACAGAGCTCGTCGACGGGGCCGCTGAGGAAGGCCTGCTCCTCGTCGGTCAGCCTCGCCTGCGGCACCTTCAGCAGCTTCGACCAATCAGGATTGCCGGTGAAGAGATCGGCATCCCACCAGACGTCACCGGCCTCCAGCGCCTCGCGCTCGGTGCCGGACATCGCCGGCAGCACGCCGCGCGCCCAGGAGAAGATCGGCTTTGTAATTCTGTCGCGGCGGAAGCTCATGGCTGACCTCATGCATCGGCGCGGGTGTCGGGTATTTTAGCGGAAAGTGGCTGGCGGAGGTGAACACTTCGCGAGCAAAAACGAAGCGAATTGACGCGACCGGGCGACCGCCCCGGGGACCATAACGGCCGGGGCATGCGGGCAGTTCCGGGAGGAGAAAGGGCTGGATGCCGCGCCGTCATCGGGGCGAGGCGCAAGCGTCGAGCCCGGAATCCATAACCACGATCGGGAGTATGGATTCTCAGATGCGCAATTGCGCATCATAGCTCGCGCCTGACGGCGCGCCCCGGAATGACGTGTGGAGAGAGAGGCGTTGGCCTAATCCGGCCGCACCATCTCGAACATGTTTTCCGGCTTGATCTCGAAATAGTCGCCGCGGCGGCCGGCGCGGACGATGGGGCGGGCGGCGGCGGTCTGATAGACGCCGTCCTTGATCATGGCCTTGTCGATATGGACGGCGACCACCTCGCCCAGCGTCAGCCAGGCGTCGGCCTCCTTGCCGTCGGCGCCCTTGAGGCGGACGATATCGGACACCTTGCACTCGAAGGCGACCGGGCTCTCAGCCACGCGCGGCACGTTGACGAGCTTGCCGGGCGCGGCGGTGAGGCCCGCGACCTCGAACTCGTCGACCTCGGGGGCGACATGCGCCGCGGTTGCGTTCATGTGCTTTGCCAGATCCATCGTGGCGAGATTCCAGACGAACTCGCCGGTCTGCTGGATGTTCTCGACCGTGTCCTTCCAGTTGGTGGAGGAGAAGCCGATGATCGGCGGCACGTAACAGAACGCGTTGAAGAAGCTGTAGGGCGCGAGGTTGACGTGGCCCCTCGCATCGCGCGAGGAGATCCAGCCGATCGGCCGCGGCGCGATGATGGCGTTGAAGGGATCGTGCTTGAGGCCGTGGCCCTTGGAGGGCTCGTAGAAATACAGGTCTTTGTCGGTCACGCTGGTTTTCCCTGATCGTCATTGCGAGCGCAGCGAAGCAATCCAGAATCCCTCGCGGAGACGGTCTGGATTGCTTCGCTGCGCTCGCAATGACGGAGTTTTGTTGATCCGTCCTGCGCCGCCACCAGCCGATCAATGCGGGGCGACAAGGCCTAATTATAGGAGGAAACTCCCCGCCCGTCAGTGGCGCGGAGACAGACCCGCGATGACGAAATCGATCATCTGGTCGATGGTCGGGCCCGGCTTGGTGGCGCACTGGGCGATCATCTGGGGATGGAAGAAGCGTATCATCGCGGTGCAGGCGCACAGCGAGGCCAGTTGCAGGTCGGGCGCCTCGAACTCGCCCGAGGCCACCCCTTGCGCGATCATTTGGCCGATCACGCCCGCAATGCACTCCATATGGGCGACGCAGACGTCCCAGTCCTCCTCCATCGCGATCGCGACCATCTCATGCAGCTTGTTATCGCCGACATAGCGTTCGGTATTCATGCGGTGGATGGTGGTGAGGAGCTCGCGGAAGCGTGGGAGTACCGGGCCGGGCCGGGCCACGATCCGCTGCGCCTCGAGCTCCACCTCGCCCATCAGGCCCCGCGCCACCGCCTGATGGATCGCTTTCTTCGATTCGAAGAAGCGATACACGTTGGCGGGGCTCATCCTGAGCTCCTTGGCGATGTCCCCGACCGTGGTCTTCTGGTAGCCGATCACGCGGAACAGCCGCTCGGCCACCTCGAGGATACGATCCCGGGTGTCGACTTCGATATGTTCCGAAATAAGGGCCATCAGTCAGGACTCGTTGGTCAGCAGTCTTCTCATCTATTCAGCCGCTTCGGCAAGCGGAATTGCGTGCTGGTCATCGCTCCCATGCTGCGGCGCGGCAGGCTGCTCGGGCGTGCCCGCCTCATCCAGGCTCTTGCGGAACCAGAGGGCATAGAGGCCCGGCAGGTACAGCAGCGTCAGGAAGGTCGCGACAAACAGGCCGCCCATGATGGTGATCGCCATCGGGCCCCAGAAGGCCGACCGCGATAGCGGGATCATGGCGAGGATGGCGGCCAGCGCCGTCAGCACCACGGGACGGGCGCGGCGGACGGTGGCCTCCACGATCGCCTCGCGCCGGGTCAGTCCGTGGGAGACGTCGGTCTCGATCTGGTCGACCAGGATGACGGTGTTGCGCATGATCATGCCGGCGAGCGCGATCAGGCCGAGCAGCGCCACGAAACCGAACGGGGCGTTGGCGACGTTGAGGCCGAGCGAGGCGCCGACGATGCCGAGCGGCGCGGTCAGGAACACCAGGATCAGGCGCGAGAAGCTCTGCAGCTGGATCATCAGCAGGGTCAGCATCACCATGACCATCACCGGGAAGAGGATGAAGATCGAGGCGTTGCCCTTGGCGGATTCCTCGAACGCGCCACCCGGCTCGATCCGGTAGGCCGGCTCGAGGTTGTCCTTGATCGCCTTCAGCTTCGGCGTGATCTGGCCCGTGACGTCAGGCGCCTGCACGCCGTCGACGACGTCGGAGCGCACGGTGATCGCCATGTCGCGGTTGCGCCGCCACATGATCGGCTCCTCATGGGCATATTCGATCTTGGCGATCTGCTGCAGCGGCACGGCGACGCCGTTGCGCGAGGTGACGGTGAGGTCGCCGACGCCGCCGAGGTCGAGGCGTTCGGACGGGATCGCGCGGGCGACCACGCCGACCTTCTCGATGCCGTCGCGCACGGTCGTGACCTGTGCGCCCGAGATCAGCATCGCCAGCGCCTGCGAGACGTCCTGCGGGGTCAGACCCATGGCGCGGGCACGGTCCTGGTCGACGACCAGCTTGAGGTAAGGCGACTGCTCGTTCCAGTCGAGCTGGACGTCCTTGACGCTCTTGTTCTGCCGCATGACGTCGCGGACCTGGTAGGCGATCTCGCGCACCTTGTTGGCGTCCGGGCCGATCACGCGGAACTGCACGGGGAAGCCGACGGGGGGGCCGAAATTGAAGCGGTCGACGCGCACACGGGCCTCGGTCAGCATGCCTTCCGCGGCTGCGTTCTCGATCTTGGCCTTGACGCGCTCGCGCGCCTCAACGCCCTTGGCGACGATGACGATTTCGGCAAAGGCCTCGTTCGGAAGCTGCGGATTGAGGCCGAGCCAGAAGCGCGGCGAACCCTGGCCGACATAGGACGTATAGGTCTCGATGTCCTTGTCGTCCTTCAGCAGGGTCTCGGCCTTCTTCACCGCCTTTTCAGTGACGTTGAAGGCGGTCCCCTCGGGCAGGCGCAACTGAAGGAACAGCTCGGGCCGCTCCGAGAGCGGGAAGAACTGCTGCTGGACGTGACCGAAGCCGACGATCGAGGCGACGAAGACGCCGACGGTCGCGACCACCACCGTGATGCGGTGGTTGACGCACCACTGCACGATGGCGCGCAGGCCCCGGTACATGCGGGTCTCGTAGACTGCATGCGGATCGTGGTTGTGGTGCGCCTTCATCTCGGGCAGCAGCTTGACGCCGATATAGGGCGTGAAGATCACCGCCACGAACCAGGAGGCGACCAGCGCGATCGCCACGATCCAGAAGATGCTGCCGGCATATTCGCCGACCGCGGAATTGGCAAAGCCGATGGGGAGGAAGCCAGCGGCCGTGACCAGCGTTCCCGTGAGCATCGGAAACGCAGTTGATTCCCAGGCAAAGGACGCCGCACGCATGCGATCCCAGCCCTGCTCCATCTTCACCACCATCATCTCGACCGCGATGATGGCATCGTCGACGAGCAGGCCGAGCGCGATGATCAGCGCCCCCAGCGTGATGCGGTGCAGGTCGAGCGACATCATGTTCATGACAACGAAGACGATGCCGAGCACCAACGGCACCGACAACGCGACCACGATGCCGGTGCGCCAGCCGAGCGCCAGGAACGAGACGAACAGCACGATGACGAGCGCTTCCATGAAGGAATGCACGAACTCGCCCACGGCGTGCTCGACCACCTTGGGTTGGTCGGCGATGAGCTTGACGTCGACGCCCTGCGGCACCGCCTTCATGAATTCGCTCGTCGCCTTCTCGACCTCCTTGCCGAGATCGAGGATGTTGGCGCCCTTGGCGGTGACGACGCCGATGCCGATGGCGGGCTTGCCTTCCTGGCGAACGATGAAGCTCGGCGGATCGACATAGCCATGGGTGACGGTGGCGATGTCGCCGAGGCGGAAGACGCGTCCGTTGCTCTCGACCGGCGTCTCGGCCACGGCCTTGGCGCCGTCGAGCGCGCCGGTAACGCGCAGCGGCACGCGCTGCGACGATGTCTCGACCGTGCCGGCCGGCGTCACGTTGTTCTGCTTGGCGAGCGAATCGAACAGCGCCTGCGGCGTGATGCCGAGGGTGGCGAGCTTGGCATGGCTGAACTCGACGAAGATGCGCTCATCCTGGTTGCCGTAGACGTCGACCTTGGTCACGCCGGACACCTTCAGCAGGCGCTGGCGGAAGCCCTCGGAGACCTTCTTGAGCTGGGCGTAATCGGCGCCGTCGCCGGTCATCATGTAGAGGATGGAGTCTACGTCGGAGAACTCGTCGTTGACGACGGGCCCGAGGATGCCGGACGGCAGCTGGCCCTGCACGTCGACCAGCTTCTTGCGCAGCAGGTAGAAGAGATAGGGCACGTCCTTCGGCGGCGTCGAGTCGCGGAAGGTGACCTGAAGCGCGGTGAAGCCAGGCTTCGAATAGGTCTGCACCTTCTCGAAATAGGGCAGCTCCTGGATCTTCTTCTCGATGGGATCGGCGACCTGGGTCTGCATTTCCTGCGCGGTCGCGCCCGGCCACATCACGGAGACGTTGACCACCTTCACCGTGAAGAACGGATCCTCGGCGCGGCCGAGCTTCTCATAGGAGAAGAACCCGGCGACACCGAGTATGATCATCAGGAACAGAACCAGCGTCGGATGGCTGACGGCCCAGGCCGAAAGGTTGAAGCGCTTCATCGCACTCTCCGAAAGACGATCCAATTGAAAACGACAGCCACTCTTTTCAAACCGTCATCGCGAGGCAGCGAAGCAACCCAGGGGGCTGGGCAAGTTCTGGATCGCTTCGCCGCTTCAGCCCCAGCATTTGCGCTTGGGCCGAAACTCTCCTCGCAACGACGTAACTCACTTCCCACGTCGTTCCGGGATGGTCCGAAGGACCAGACCCGGAACCTCGAGATTCCGGGTTCGCCCCTCGGGGCGCCCCGGAATGACAGAAGTTAAAAGGACAGTGACGACACGATCCGCACCCTCTGGCCCGGATCGAGCTTCTGCACGCCGAGGGCGACGATCTTGGCGCCCTCTTCGACACCACTGGTGATGACGACGTCGTTGCTCTCGTAGGACTTCACCACGACCGGCTTCAGCGTGACCGCACCGTTGTCGTCGACGACGTAGAAGGACGGCTTGCCGCCTTCGTTGAACAGCGCCGACAACGGCAGCCGTGCCACACGCTCGGTCGCGGCATCCGACAGCGTCAGCGTCGCAGTCATGCCGAGCGCAACCTTGTCGTCGGCTTCGGGCAGCGAGAACTTCGCAAGATAGGTACGCGTGGCCGGATCGGCGGCCGGCGCGATCTCGCGGAGCTTCGCCGCGTACTTCTTGTCCGGCTCCGACCAAAGAGTGACGCTGGCGGCGCCCGACTTGGCGCGTCCGACCAGCGTCTCAGGGATCGCGACGACCGCTTCCTTTTCGGCAAAGCGGGCGACGCGGATCGAAGCCTGGCCCGCGGCGACCACCTGGCCGGGCTCGATCAGCGTTGCGGTGACGACGCCACGGGCGTCGGCGTTGAGCGTCGCGTAGGAAAGGGAATTCTTGGTCAGCTCGACCGAGCGGACGGCGCGGTCGAGACGCGCGCGGGCCTCATCGGCGGCGGCGCGGCTCGAATCCATCTGCGCATCCGTGGTCCAGCCCTTGGCCTTCAGATCCTTGGCGCGCTGCTCGGCCGCGGCGGCCTGGGCCAGCACGCCGGTCGCGGCGGTCTGCTCGGCGATGGCCTGCTCGGCCTGGAGCTTCAGGTCGACCTCATCAAGGGTCGCCAGCGGCTGGCCGATTTCGACGGTCTGGCCGACTTCAACCAGACGCTTTGCGACCTTGCCTGCGACGCGGAAGCCGAGGTCACTCTCGATCCGCGGCCTGACGGTGCCGACGAAGCTGCGCTCGGGCGTCTCGGCGTCGTAATGGGCGGTTGCGACCAGAACCGGCCGCGGCGGCTCGGCCTTCTCAGCGACGGTGTCATTGCACCCGGCCAGCGAAACCGCCATCAGAGCCAGTGACGCTCCTGCCAAGAGCCTGGAATAGCTCGATAAAATCGACCTGACGAACATCGAGGGACACTCCTGCGGCTGCAATGAGAGGAATGTCGACTAATCACTGATAAAAGTCAATAATCGTCAGTCATCAGGAATGCGTGATCGTTAAGAGGTGGTAAGGATTGGGAGGGCCGCTATCAGGAAGGTGTTGCCATAGGGTGGGCAAAGCGACTTGTCCGCCGAAGCCCAGAGGGCGAAGGCGGAAGGGTGCCCACCAGACAGGTCACAATAAGGAAAGATGGTGGGCACGGCGCGCACAGGGCGCGCCACCCTACAAGGCTACGGAGTCGGGCGGCTCTACCGCCCCTGCTCCGCGAACTCGTGCTTGCTGTCGTGGCGGCCGACGAAGACCAGAATGCCGGCGATCAGCGGCAGCACGGCGAGCACGAGCAGGCCGGTCGAGGTCTGGCCGGTCGCTTCCTTGACCCAGCCGATCAGGTAAGGCCCGCCAAAGCCTGCGAGATTGCCGATCGAGTTGATCAGGGCGATGGCGCCGGCGGCCGCCGTGCCGGAGAGCCAGGCGGTCGGCAGGGTCCAGAACACGCCGAAGCAGCAGAACACGCCGATCGCGGCCACCGTCAGCACCACCATCGTCATGGTGGGGTCGGTGAGATAGGAGGAGATGGCGAGCGCGACGGCGGTGAGCAGCAGCGGCGCACCGACATGCATGACGCGCTCGCGCGTCGCATCCGAATGCCGCGCCCACAGGATCATCGCGATGGTGCCGAACAGGTACGGGATCGCGGTGACGAAGCCGGTCTGCGCGTTGGTGAGGCCGAACGCCTTGACGATCTGCGGCAGCCAGAACTGCATGCCGTAGAGCGCACCGACGAAACCGAAATAGATCAGGCTGAGCGCGATCACCTTCGGCGAGGACAGCGCTTCGCCGAGCGACAGATGCTTCACCGCCTGCTTGGCCGCGATTTCGGAATCGAGCTTGCCCTTCAGCCAGGCCTTCTGCTCGGCCGAGAGCCAGTCCGCCTTCTCCGGCTTGTCGGTGAGGTAGAACCAGGTGACGATGCCGAGCAGCACGGAGGGAATGCCCTCGATGATGAACAGCCACTGCCAGCCCTTCAGCCCCATGATGCCATCGAGGCCGAGCAGCAGGCCTGAGATCGGTGCGCCGATCACGGTCGAGACCGGCACGGCGATGGCGAAGGCCGCGAGGAAGCGGGCGCGATATTCGGCCGGATACCAATAGGTGAGATAGAGGATGATGCCGGGGAAGAAACCGGCCTCGGCGACGCCGAGCAGGAACCGCAGCACATAGAAGCTCGTGACGCCGCTCGTGAGCGCCATCAGCGCCGAGATGATGCCCCAGGTCACCATGATGCGGGCGATCCAGCGGCTCGCGCCGAATTTTTCCAGCGCGAGGTTGCTCGGCACCTCGAAGATGAAGTAGCCGATGAAGAAGATGCCGGCGCCCCAGGAGAAGATCAGCGGCGTGAATTTCAGCTCGGCATTCATGGTCAGCGCGGCGAAGCCGAGATTGACGCGGTCGAGATAGGAGAAGAAGTAGGCCAGCACCAGGAACGGAATCAGGCGCCAGGAGATGGCGCGGATGGTCGAGGTCTCGATTTCGCTCTTGCTGGCGTTGGCGCCGCCGGCGGCACCGGCATAGGTGGTGGTCTGGCTCATGGCTTCCCCCGGGTTGTTGCTTTTCTAGGGCTGGGTGGCGGTTTTGAGCATCGCGGGCAAAGAGTCAATGGAGCGAGTAATGCATGGGACGCAGCCGGATAAACCCATTGCGCGGCCACGGACATCGCTGATCCGCGCCGCCGTCGCGTTTGCGGTGATCATCTGCGGGCTCTCCCTGCGCTGGTACGGCTTTCCACTCGGCCTGCCCGCCTTCGTTGTGAAGTACGGCGGCTCGCTGCTGTGGGCGACCATGGTGTTTCTGCTGGTCGGGGTGTTGCTGCCGCGGCTGACCCGAAGCCAACTCGCGGCGATCGCGCTGACGATCGCGCTCGCCGTAGAGTTCTCCCGGCTGGTGCATACGCCATGGCTCGATGCATTCCGGCTGACGACGGCCGGCGCACTGCTGCTGGGGCGGATTTTTTCGCTGTGGAATCTAGTGGCTTATGCGGTGGGGATTGCGTTTGGCCTTTGGATCGATCGGCTCGCCGAGAAGCGTGGTCTCGTAGGGTGGGCAAAGGCGCCCTAGCGCCGTGCCCACCATTTCCCCTTTACGCGCGGCGATGGTGGGCACGCTTCGCTTTGCCCACCCTACGAGACCGTCGAGCGATCAGCCTTCACTCCGCCAGTTGAAACCGCTCGAAGCGATCGAGCTCATCCTCGATCACGCGCTTGAGCTCCTTGCGCCCTGCCGTCTTCTTTCCCTGCCCGACCCAGGTCCATTTCTGCATCAACAGCTTCTTCGTCTGCCGATCCGTCTTCAGGTCGAGCGCGGCGACGATCTCGTCGCCGACCAGGACCGGCAGCGCGAAATAGCCGAGCTTGCGCTTGGCCTTCGGCACATAGGCCTCGAACAGATGGTTGTAGCCGAAGATGAGATTGGTGCGCTTGCGCTGGATGATCAGGGGATCGAACGGCGAGAGGATGTGGACGAGATCGGGCGGCACCTCGCCGTTCGCCTCCAGCAACGCGGGCGATGCCCAATGCTCCTGCTTGCCGGCGCGCTCGAGCGCGATCGGCACGAGCTCGCCGCGGCGGACGCGCGAGGCGATCAGGCCGGTGACCGCCTTCTTGCGCGGCGCATCGAGATGGCAGATCGAATCCAGGCTCACCACACCTTGCGAGCGCAGCGCGCGGTCGAGCAGATAGGCCGTGATCTCCTTCGCCGTCGCGGGCTTCGGCAGTGTGTCCCAGCCGAAATGGCGCGTCATCAACTCATAGGTCTTGAGCATGCCCTGGCGTGCGCTGATGGTCACGGCGCCGGTATAGAAGGCGAGCTGCAGGGCCCGCTTCGAGGGTTTTCGGCTCTGCCACAGATGCTCCTTCTCCGTGAGCACGTCGTCCTCGATGTCGCGGATCGTCAGCGGCCCGGCGCGCACCAGGCGCATGACCTTACGCGTGTCGGCCGACTTCACCGAGGCGAACCATTTGTGCCCTTCGCGCCGGTGCTCGCGCATCGCCGGCAGGAAGAAGCGGAAGTCGTTCGCCGGCACGTAAGAAAGTGCATGCGTCCAGTATTCGAACACGCTTCGGTCGACGCTCTGGGCATGGCGCAGGTCGGCGCGCCGGTAGGACGGGATACGGCTGAACAGGATGTGGTGGTGGCAGCGCTCGATCACATTGATGGTGTCGATCTGCACATAGCCGAGATGAGCGACCGCGTCCGCGACGGCCTGCGCGCCATCGCCGAACGGCGCGCGCTCGTGCAGCCGCTGGGCGCGCAGCCAGATCTGCCGTGCCTGTGTCGTCGAGAGGGGGAGAGGTTTCGGGGCGCCGGACATTGCGGAAGCAATGTAGCGGGATTCGCGCCGAGGCAAAGCGGCGGGCTCACGAAAAAGCCGCGCTGCCAGCTGCTGACAGCGCGGCCGGAACGTGCAGTTCGGCGGGAAGCCCTTACTTCATCGCCATCGCCTTCTCAGCGCTCATGTAGTGCTTGCAGGCGCCCGGCATGTTGCCTTTGCTCATCTCCGAATTGGCCGAGGCCATCGACTTCCTCGCAGCGACCTTGCTCGGCGTGTCTTCGCCGCCTAGTCCGGTAAGTAGCTTCGCCATGTTCGCACTGGTGCACGCCATCTTGGCGGCGGATGCGGGAGATAGAGCAAGTGCAACGAATGCTGCTGCGAGCAACAGGGTCTTCATCCAGTTTTCTCCTCCGGAAAACGAAACCGGCGCCGTGCCGGCCTACGCGGGATCCATCTTTCCGGGATCGCGCTCCGCAGAGAAGAGTATTTCGCGCGCGCTAGCGTGCGGCTTTTGGGCGCTCCCCGACGCTGCCGGTCGCCATATCGGGTTCACACGACGCCCTGCCACGCCCCTCCGACTGGCAGCGATAGACGCTGCCGGTGAGACGATCGACGAGCCACATGTTCTCCTCGGTCGGCCCTTCCAGGCCGACATAGCGGGAGGTCAGCCCCGTAATCAGCGTCGACAGCAGGATCGCGACCGCGATCATCGCCGCGCCGATATAGATGGACATGGAACTCAGGGACACTGTCCGATCCGGCGGGCCGCTGCGATACTGGTAGTCACGCTGGTAGTCGCTTGGCCTCGGCACTGGATGGAACTCGGCTCCCCTCGCTCGCGAATGGCGATCAAAGGTCTGCTAGGCGGTCATCTGGCCGATTTCTTGTTCGCCAGCGGGCCATGCCGCGACGGCGTTGCGATAATCGATGTGCACAGGTTTCCGGAACAGATTGGCGGCCCGAACCGGGCCGCCTTCTTGCTTGCGCTCAGCGACGGCCGAACAACCCGCCCATCATACCGCCGAGCAAACCACCGGGGCCGCCCATCGGACCACCACCACCGCCACCGCTATAATGGCGCCGGCCGCTGCCGCCTTGGGAACGGCGACGCGCCGGCCCGTCGTCTGCCTGTTCGGAGGAGGCCGCGCTGGTCGAGACAATCTCCGACAGCAGAGCCTTGTGCTGGAGCTTGTTGAGATAACCGGTAGCGGGATAGCCGCGCGCAGCCTGCCACCGCCTCATCACGGAACGGGTCTCCTCGTCGAACTTGCCCGTTGCCTTGACGTCGAAGCCGAGCCCGGTGAGGCGGCGCTGCACGTCGCGGCGCTGGCCCTTGTCCAGGCCGATCTGGTCTTCAGACACCTGGCTGGCTTCTTCCGTAAAGGTCGCGGGATCGATCCCGGCCGACAGGTTGCGGGTGGTGTTGGATGGACCATCCTGCAACGCCGCGATGCGGGCGAGCGCGATCGATTTGAACGTGCCGTTGGGATAGCTGGTGAGATAGGCGTTGAGCTCCTCGATCTTGTTGGAGTCCTTGATCGAACGCCAGAACTCGAGCTCGACGTCGGAGCCCTGCTTGCCCGCGGCCAACACCGGTGCCGTATCGGTCGTGGCCACAGCCGGCACGCCAACCGGATTGAGATAGACGTTGCCCGTAAGGTTGGTGTGACCCCAGGGCAATTGGCCCTTGCTGGTCTCGTCACTGACCTGGGCGCGGACCTTGGTCATCGCCTGCTGGATCTCGATCCCGGGCTGGGCAATGTTGGCGACGAGCGCACGGGTGAACGGGCTGTTGGTGCCCGCCTCGCCATCGAGCGCGGTCTGACCGGGGCCCGTGGCAAAGGCAATCAGCGTGCCCTCCCCCGACTTCATCTCGGCAAGACCGGTCTGGACGTTGACCGAGCGGGTGGCCTTGGCCGAGCGGATCTTTGCCGCGAACGGATTGTCACGGCAGGCGTCCAGGAACACGAGCTTCACCTTCGCGTCCGACATGGTCTGATCGAGCGTGAGGTCGACATTGATCGCCGCGCCCAGCTTGACGTCCATCTCGGATTTCAGGTCAGCATCGACCGGCAACAAATAGTTGACGCCGTTCACGGCAATCCCGTGGCCGGCATAGAAGAACACCGCGACATCGGCGCCCTCGCTCTTCTTGCCGAACTCCAGAAGCTTTGCAGTCATCGCGTCGCGGGTGAGGTTGGCTCCCTCGACGACATCGAAGCCGACATTGCGCAGCACCCTGGCCATCGCCTTGGAATCGATCGCGGGGTTGGGAAGCTGCGGGACGTTCTTGTAGGCGGCATTGCCGACCACGAAGGCGACGCGCTTGTCCGCGAAGGCCGCGTTGCCGCTGACAATGAATGCTGCGATTGAAATTGCTGCGATCAAGAAGCGCATGATCATTCTCCCCTGATCCAAACTTCTTCGCTGCCATCGCATCGGCCTGAGCCGATCCGATGAGAGCAATCTGATCCAGTTCACGAGAACGCACTGTGATCTGGATCACCCGGGGATTTCTGTTGCTCGAACCGAGCTGAGAGACGCTGCGACCACACTTTTCGGGCTGCTGACGCAGCGGGCAATATCGGCTGGTGACGAGCAATAACGGAAAGATTGTACCCGCCGGGGCCGCGAGTCCAGCAAGTATTGGAGCTCGTCCGAGAAGACGAGATAAATGAGCATTCTGCTCTCGGTGCCGAATGAGGCAGGCTTCTTCCCGGTGGTAGGGCGTTGCCACTAAACTCGACCTGCCCCGGATGCCGATTGGCTCCGGCCCTGAGATACAGGAAAGGAATGTGACCCGCATCACATCGGGGTATTTGAACCTCCCCTAGGCTCGCAGCATCAAATCGCCATCAGGCGTTACAGCGAGGATACGACAATGACCCATTTCAATAAGTACTTTGGACTGAAGGCGATCACTCTCTCCGCCGCGCTATCGATGACGGCAGGCCTGGCCCTGGCCGGCGACGGCAACGTCTCCGCGGGCCAGATCCTGGATGCACTGAAGCCGAAGCCAGTGACCCGCGGCTTGTCCGTCGGGCCGCAGGCCGATACCGCCGCGCAGGCCAAGGAATCGACCTTCCTGAACACCGTGCGCAACCGCTCGACCCGGTCGCTCTCGATCGGCGAGCGCGAGCAGATCGCCGAGCTTGCGGCGACCAAGCCGAAGATCGATCTGGAGATCCAGTTCGACTACAACTCGGCCGACATCGCCAAGACGTCGGTGGCATCGGTGCAGGCCCTCGGCAAGGCCCTGTCCGATCCGGCGCTGAAGGGCTCGACCTTCGTGGTCGCCGGCCACACCGACGCCACAGGCGGCGAAGAGTACAATCAAGGGCTCTCCGAGCGGCGCGCCGACACCATCAAGAAGTACCTGGTGCAGAACTACGGTCTCAACGGCACCGATCTCGTCACCGTCGGCTACGGCGAGACCAAGCTGAAGGATACTGCCAACGGCGCCGACCCGATCAACCGCCGCGTCCAGGTCGTGAACATGGACACCAAGACCGCGTCGAAGTGATCTCCAGGTCTTTGCTCCACGAAGCACGCCGCCTGCCGCCCCCGGCAGGCGGCGCTGTCATATCCAGCTCTGGAACAGCATCAGCTTGCCGAAGGTTCGCATGGAAGTGCCGATGAAGGCCGCGGAGATCGGCAGCATGATCGCAAAGCCGATTGCGGCGACGCCGACATAGGCCCACAGCAGCCAACGCGGCAGCCCCTCCAGGCGCAGCACATAGACCAGTGCAAGCGACGCTGTGGTCGCGGCCGGCAGGTAATAGTAGAGGAAACCCAGCGTACGCGGCAGCAACGCCCAGGCGAGCCAGGGGCCGAAATAGAACGCCGCGATCAGGAATGCATCCCAGCGCCGCGCGACGATGAAATCACGCAGCACGACAGCGAGCGCGAGCAGCGCCGGCCAGGCCACCAGCGGATTGCCGAGGAAGACGATCGCGGCGATGTTGTCCTCCG
This genomic stretch from Bradyrhizobium sp. CCGB12 harbors:
- a CDS encoding efflux RND transporter permease subunit, with translation MKRFNLSAWAVSHPTLVLFLMIILGVAGFFSYEKLGRAEDPFFTVKVVNVSVMWPGATAQEMQTQVADPIEKKIQELPYFEKVQTYSKPGFTALQVTFRDSTPPKDVPYLFYLLRKKLVDVQGQLPSGILGPVVNDEFSDVDSILYMMTGDGADYAQLKKVSEGFRQRLLKVSGVTKVDVYGNQDERIFVEFSHAKLATLGITPQALFDSLAKQNNVTPAGTVETSSQRVPLRVTGALDGAKAVAETPVESNGRVFRLGDIATVTHGYVDPPSFIVRQEGKPAIGIGVVTAKGANILDLGKEVEKATSEFMKAVPQGVDVKLIADQPKVVEHAVGEFVHSFMEALVIVLFVSFLALGWRTGIVVALSVPLVLGIVFVVMNMMSLDLHRITLGALIIALGLLVDDAIIAVEMMVVKMEQGWDRMRAASFAWESTAFPMLTGTLVTAAGFLPIGFANSAVGEYAGSIFWIVAIALVASWFVAVIFTPYIGVKLLPEMKAHHNHDPHAVYETRMYRGLRAIVQWCVNHRITVVVATVGVFVASIVGFGHVQQQFFPLSERPELFLQLRLPEGTAFNVTEKAVKKAETLLKDDKDIETYTSYVGQGSPRFWLGLNPQLPNEAFAEIVIVAKGVEARERVKAKIENAAAEGMLTEARVRVDRFNFGPPVGFPVQFRVIGPDANKVREIAYQVRDVMRQNKSVKDVQLDWNEQSPYLKLVVDQDRARAMGLTPQDVSQALAMLISGAQVTTVRDGIEKVGVVARAIPSERLDLGGVGDLTVTSRNGVAVPLQQIAKIEYAHEEPIMWRRNRDMAITVRSDVVDGVQAPDVTGQITPKLKAIKDNLEPAYRIEPGGAFEESAKGNASIFILFPVMVMVMLTLLMIQLQSFSRLILVFLTAPLGIVGASLGLNVANAPFGFVALLGLIALAGMIMRNTVILVDQIETDVSHGLTRREAIVEATVRRARPVVLTALAAILAMIPLSRSAFWGPMAITIMGGLFVATFLTLLYLPGLYALWFRKSLDEAGTPEQPAAPQHGSDDQHAIPLAEAAE
- a CDS encoding efflux RND transporter periplasmic adaptor subunit encodes the protein MFVRSILSSYSRLLAGASLALMAVSLAGCNDTVAEKAEPPRPVLVATAHYDAETPERSFVGTVRPRIESDLGFRVAGKVAKRLVEVGQTVEIGQPLATLDEVDLKLQAEQAIAEQTAATGVLAQAAAAEQRAKDLKAKGWTTDAQMDSSRAAADEARARLDRAVRSVELTKNSLSYATLNADARGVVTATLIEPGQVVAAGQASIRVARFAEKEAVVAIPETLVGRAKSGAASVTLWSEPDKKYAAKLREIAPAADPATRTYLAKFSLPEADDKVALGMTATLTLSDAATERVARLPLSALFNEGGKPSFYVVDDNGAVTLKPVVVKSYESNDVVITSGVEEGAKIVALGVQKLDPGQRVRIVSSLSF
- a CDS encoding TetR/AcrR family transcriptional regulator; its protein translation is MALISEHIEVDTRDRILEVAERLFRVIGYQKTTVGDIAKELRMSPANVYRFFESKKAIHQAVARGLMGEVELEAQRIVARPGPVLPRFRELLTTIHRMNTERYVGDNKLHEMVAIAMEEDWDVCVAHMECIAGVIGQMIAQGVASGEFEAPDLQLASLCACTAMIRFFHPQMIAQCATKPGPTIDQMIDFVIAGLSPRH
- a CDS encoding flavin reductase family protein yields the protein MTDKDLYFYEPSKGHGLKHDPFNAIIAPRPIGWISSRDARGHVNLAPYSFFNAFCYVPPIIGFSSTNWKDTVENIQQTGEFVWNLATMDLAKHMNATAAHVAPEVDEFEVAGLTAAPGKLVNVPRVAESPVAFECKVSDIVRLKGADGKEADAWLTLGEVVAVHIDKAMIKDGVYQTAAARPIVRAGRRGDYFEIKPENMFEMVRPD